tatctttaacgtcatgattctgaactctaggtctgacatcgtactaatgtctgtactgagtaggtccctggctgacagtactacctcttgttctttttgctgaggtgatttttttcgtcttgtcattttgtccagaggagaatagatgaatgagagaacaacatgctaacaggttaacaatgtccccagcaaatatattctctacaaatcagaaaagacctgaaaccaggggaaaagaaagggaaagaaagaaaaaagaatgagaaaagaaagaaaaaaaaagaaaaagataaaaacaaaaacagaacaatacaaaaaaaaccagaatatgatcaaatatgatcaggctagtgcatagatcagtgccacacactagattttgggtgtattttggtctgttagaaaaaagtgcctcctataattttaaaggaagaaagacttatatatgtacaaaataagggttgatacaatgaagggatggaagatgactgttaagatgaaaattataaaagattttataaaaggaattgataagttgtttgaaaaaagaaagaagatttaaaaaaaaaagaaaaaaaaagggagagaatgtgatcaggcaggagactagaacaaagccatacactagtgataagggtatattttgatctgttagaagaaactgtatctcaaaattttaaagagagaacaacttatatatatatgccaaaaataagggtaactactatgatggataaaatatgactctaaaaatgaaaaataaaaaatgtttttttaaaaagggattgataaaatcttggttgaaaagggaacaagaaaaataaaaaaaaacagttaaaaaattaactttgaaaaactaatgaatcatggtaaaaaaagccatgaattctatgtgcagtattcccctagcgctggagttctcccgttctccttgatctgtaaccttggtcttggctggctgttcttgccaatcttctgggggaggggcctgttgccatggttcccaaatgtctttgccggaggcggaattgccccgcccttgtcggtccgggctaagcaagctgctcaggtttgctctcaggagcttttgttccctgcaagctctcgtacagctttggaggacgagagtgaaaatggtggcctcccaatctccacccagagagccgagaactcggggccccgctcctcagtgcgcccccagagaaaagcagtcactcccgtctccccggtctccggccgcactccgtgctcacccggcctgtgaccgagcgtttctctctctggcacccgaccccgtgtggagtctccaaacccagcagatccctgcggtgcgctcccgcgccgctcctcctgggggagggaggggagtctccccggctctgccgcttgttgggtccctgctggaggagcagtggcccgactgggccgcggatcacggtttatggcaaccccgagctgagagcccgcgcttcggctccgtctctgcagccagcttccccgctccgatccctgggagctctgccgcactcaggcacccccggactttctgtgaccccgagggtcctgagaccacactgtcccgcgagggttccaccccccgcttagccactgcagcgacgtccctccgcggagccgactcctaaaaggtccgattttgtactccgcggctctagcacttgccagaagcggccgatggaggcccccacccccgccgtctatcctcccgaatatcgcctcgggttcacttctccgcacgtcctaccttccagaaagtggtcgcttctctgttcagagagttgttgctactctcctcttcgatcccctgttgagttcgtaggtgttcagaatggtttgatccctattcagctgaattcctgagaccagacgaaatccaggtctccagCTCCTCTGCCATCTCGCTCCGCTCCCCCAGGACCATGGTTTTCTTCAGCGTTGTTAAAAATGCAAGTAGGAGTTGCGTGAATTCTGCAGGcgaattaaaatgcatttatcttTTGCTTATTATAAGGGTTCTAGAACTGTTTGAAAGCTTCACACTGCCacccttacaaaaataaattccaaattatATAAGAGGTCATGAGTGCATTCACCAAATGCTGAAGGCACATGGGATAAAATTCAGATAAGGAAGGTCTACTATTCACAATACCTGACAGTGTGAGCTGGACCTTTAATAAGGAAATATCGAGGTTGAAGACAAAGAATTCCAATCTGGAATCACTCTCTATTGGCAAGGaataaaccatttaaaattaatattatttaaatccTGCCCAACTTCCTGGGCTAAGCTCAAAGATCACTTTCTTAGGGTTACCTTCCCAAATCGACCCATCACTTCCTTTTCCATAGCTGGCCCTGATCCCCTTGGAGGCATCTCCTGTAATCTGCTCCCGGCCTAAGGGACTCCCCATCTTTAACTTCTATATGAGTTATTAGGTGATATGTTGTCTCCCCTCTAAGATTACATATCGTTTTGTAAGGAGGGACCATATTCAGCTGCTCAGCGCATGCATTGCCCACAATACATATGTAACTGATTAGTTAACAAgtaatttcctttatatattattattattttttttaatccaaaatctGTTAATTGGGATAGTTTCCCACTCATTTTGATTCAGGGTGCATGAAGTGCTGCTTCTGTCTGGAGGAGCATCCTTCTATAAGCCTCGCTTTTCCCCCAACAGCCTGGCAAAGGAGCCAACACACCAAACTACCGTGTGTGCTAAACGCGGTGGTGAGTGTGTCGCATCCTGAGCACTTCATGTCCACAGAGGAGGTAGGGCTCTGCACCAGGCGCTTCCTCTTgtgcttcctcttctcctcttctggGGACAGGTGGAGGCAGTCCTTCGTGGTCCTTCGCGAGGGGCATGTTCTCATGGGGTGGAAAGAACCAGTAATTTCTTAGATGTGAAGTGTTGCTTGTGGGTCATACTCCAGACTCAAGAGGACCACAGCCACGCATCTGTGTGTGAGGCAGACCCACTGCTGTGATGCTTGTCATCTGGTTCGTTCTCTGGAAATACTGGAGCAATGAGGGGCTGATGAGGATGGCAGGTCCCCACACAAACTTTGAAAGCACCAGACTCTCTCTTCATCCACCTCGGCCCCTCATCTGGGCCAGACACGGTAGTGGTGCAGAGAAAGCTCATCCTGCCACTCCAACCCCAACCCCAAATCCCTTTCCAAAGTCTAAAATTCTTAGTGTGacatgactcattcattcattcaacaaatatttacagggCACCTGCTATACACAGGGACTTGCCTCTGATAGGCCCCGGAGACCCAGTGGTGAACAGACAAACCCCTGTCCTGCAGGAGCTCGCGTTCTAGTAAGGAGAGAGGATAGTGAGCAAACGTGTCTCGAGAGGGGCCGGGGGAGGCGGGGCGGGAGGGGTGAGTTGAGCTGGACCCCATGTTTGTACACTTGGGGTCCACGAACTCCAACAAGGGGGCTCttgaaaatggggggaaaaaacgaCATTTTCTACAGACTTCTAACCCAAATGTACCATTTCCTTTAACGATGAACGTGAGCAACATACCACACAGAGGTTTAGTAGCACAGGTGGTTTGACACCGAGGGAAACCACGTTTTCATATTATATTGCAGTGTTACAGATACGCTGAAATTGTTAACACTTGTTGCTGTCTGGAAACTCTGGTCCCCGTAACCCCTCTGCTAGATCTTGTTACTTCATGAGTTAATAAAGAAGCACATCTATTACCATTTAGAAAAGTATTTTGATAACTGGATTCCAATGTAATTAGCTTCCTTTGTCAACTTatgtatttcatctttttattgcattcttttctattttatgcactattctggaggggcgcctgggtggctcaggcagttaagcatctgccttcggctcaggtcatgatcccagggtcctgggatcaagccccacatcaggctccctgctccgcggggagtctgcttctccccctccctctgcttctctccctgctcatgctctctctctctctctctctctctgtcaaataaataaataaaatcttaaaaaaaattattctgggggcacctgactggctcagttggtggagcatgtgactcttgatctcagggttgtgagttcaagccccacgttgggtgtagagattacttaagaataaaatcttttaacccCCCCAAAACAACCACCCCCCTCCATATTATTCTGAAAGGAATTCATAGGCCTCGTGTAAATGCGCAATGAAGCCCTGAGCCCAGCCTTCCCCTGGTGGCTGCCCCCGGCCTCCCCAGCCTGGGAGTCTGCTGGGACCACGGATCAGTGGGCCTCACACattctgttccttctgcctggcagCCTGTTCCTCTCTGCCCTGTAGGCTCCCATTCGCATGGCCCTGAAGCATCACCCACTCCGGGAAGCCTCCCTGACTGTGCATACGGGACTCTCAGCAAGTGTCCGGTGTcctttccctccgcccctccctccacagCATCACGTGGCCTCCCATCCTCTCTGCTTGTCCACGTCTCTGAATGGTCCATGGGCTGCTTCACAGAGAGGACCGCTCTTCTCCATCTCTGACTCCCTGTGCCTCATGTGCCTGATGTGCTTGTGATAGGCACTCAAGGTGGGGACACCTGGTGCTGGAAGGAACGAATGGACTCATGGATGGGCCAAAGGATGGATAAATGTAAAGATTTGGGGCTGATGCAAAGTATTTCACATTTGCGatctctttaatccattttcctccttttcGAACTAAGGTTTTCCTTTCAGTTATCTTTGTGCTGGTAATCTCTATAACCTTGTCCCAAAGTAGCATCCTAGGGAACCTTGGCAAGAGACACAGACTCTGGatccagcctcccagcctcagcCACAGGTCGGGCAGGTGGGTCAGTGGCCACAGGAACCACAGTTGGTGACCCGGGTATCTGATCCTCTTCATCTGCAGACCAGTGAGACGGTCGCATGGAACTGCCACAAATGGCTCCACGTGAGAGAGGGGCTCCCCCACGAGACGTCCATTCCCTTGAGTCTAAGGAGAAAGAGCGTGTTTCACGGGCAGGAGAGCTGAGCCAAGCCTGTCTGCCAAGCTTTTTCCAGTGGCAGAGGCACCagttttattctcttaatttttatttttttaaagattttatttgtttgaaagagagagagagagagagagcgcgcccagagggggagggagaagcaggctccctgctgagcagggagcctgatgttggacttgatcccaggaccctgggatcatgaccggagctgaaggcagacgcttaacgactgagccccccaggtgtccctcttccaTTTCCTTCCAATAAACCTTAGCTTCATGGAAAAGTCTCACTCTCTgcgtgggggtgggtgggaatcCATGTAAATGTTCTGAAGTAAGACCATTCTTACGAGTATTAGGTGTAGGGGATTTTCAGAGGTGATTTGTATTGACAGTGAAATGGTGCttccttgggggaggggcagccttcTGGAAGGCTCCACGGCTAGGCACAGTGGCTGCCACTTCTCCCGTGTAGACAGGCAAGCCAGCCCCTTTTGCTAGCAGCCTCCAAGCGGTGAACAGGTATATGGAGAGACCATGCCGTTGAAACCGACCTCTGTGCTTCAGAGCCAAAATATGACTCGAAGATGGAATTTGGGGTAGAGAGGAACAACAGCTTTATTGCTTTGCCAGGCGCAGGAGGCTGCCGCAGGCTCTGGCCCAGAAAACCTGCAAGCCCACCTCCAGGAAGGCGCTGGGGGGCTTTATAGGGAAATGCAGGATTTCGCTGGTTTCCACGGGAATGGGGCCCTTGCTGCCAGCCCCCTTTGTCATGTCTCACAGTGGTGCCCGGCTCCTGACACAAACagccggcagagggagatggggaggtttgaggaagggaggaaaagggttACTTTCAGCTCCGGCTTCGCCGAAGCCTTCATGCAGCCAATTTCTGTTCCACTTTATGCTTTTCATCGGTTGCAATAAACAGGAATTTATGAAGGAAGAGGCCATGACAAAATATATCCCTGGAATACAAGGCTTTCCTTTGCAAGGAGATTGACAAGGGACACCTCCTTCAGACTCCCTCAGCAAGCATCTTGTTTTCGGGACACCGGAATGGAACAACCTGTAGCGAGAACAAAGAGCCTTGTGTTGGGAAAGCCACGTGTAGCTGGCAGTGGCAGGCGCACTTCTGTGGGGAGACCTAGGGATGCGCTCCCCTCCTACGGACCCTCTGGCCAGGCCAGGCTCAGCGGCGAGCGGCGGGCTGGGGGTGCGGGCTTGGCCCTCAGCTGGACCTACCCATCCGCCGGCGCTCCAGGCCGCTGTCAAGGCTTAGGGACCCAGTCGGCTGCTAAGATGGGTCCCCAGGTAGGCTCACTGCTCTGGAAAGGTCTGTAAGCAAGTGACCCGAGCTCGTCAGCTCTGCTCCACTCTCTTTGAGATTGGGGGTTCAGGCCTGATGGAAGCAGAGCTCTTCCTGCCCCCCGCCGTGCCCCAAGACCCACCTGCCCCGAGAAaagccttcctcctccccccgcctAAGGGGACGCCCACCTTGTGGTGGTGATTTCTAGCCCCTTCCTGGTGAGGTCTGAGTGTCATGGCCCTGCCAGACTGGGTCAGTAAA
The sequence above is a segment of the Zalophus californianus isolate mZalCal1 chromosome 2, mZalCal1.pri.v2, whole genome shotgun sequence genome. Coding sequences within it:
- the LOC118356755 gene encoding 40S ribosomal protein S27-like, encoding MRTCPSRRTTKDCLHLSPEEEKRKHKRKRLVQSPTSSVDMKCSGCDTLTTAFSTHGSLVCWLLCQAVGGKARLIEGCSSRQKQHFMHPESK